In Clarias gariepinus isolate MV-2021 ecotype Netherlands chromosome 1, CGAR_prim_01v2, whole genome shotgun sequence, one DNA window encodes the following:
- the LOC128520894 gene encoding uncharacterized protein LOC128520894, with translation METEERAAVNKPFIVLLNLVAWIILITAVVLGAIHVNECPIHPHIPIYLIVIGVSGIILLMLAYWTNSLDNEVWKVRCLICILLMVIFNIIWFLRGKKWLENRTEKCGENISLNFSCDSVHCCTGSVLIYSIYPPNYNSALVDVPYCNKTLYLFAFWTTTLMYILLAVVFMCGCCYLICLCVCKKDNVLEEAPRLHKYYIDILRFVVLLL, from the exons ATGGAAACAGAAGAAAGAGCGGCTGTTAATAAACCATTCATTG tgcTGCTGAATCTGGTTGCTTGGATAATCCTGATAACAGCTGTGGTATTAG GAGCCATTCATGTCAACGAATGCCCCATTCATCCCCACATTCCTATATATCTGATTGTTATTGGTGTGAGTGGGATCATTTTATTGATGTTGGCCTACTGGACGAACTCACTGGATAACGAAGTCTGGAAAGTGCGCTGCCTTATATGTATTCTACTCATGGTCATTTTCAACATTATCTGGTTTCTAAGAGGTAAGAAATGGTTAGAAAATAGGACTGAAAAATGTGGAGAAAAC ATATCACTGAACTTTTCATGTGACTCTGTTCACTGTTGTACAGGCAGTGTACTGATCTACTCTATCTACCCCCCCAACTACAACTCAGCTCTTGTGGATGTGCCCTACTGCAATAAGACTCTTTACCTCTTTGCCTTCTGGACTACAACACTGATGTACATCCTGCTAGCAGTTGTATTCATGTGCGGTTGCTGTTATCttatatgcctgtgtgtgtgcaaaaaagaCAACGTGTTGGAAGAAGCTCCT AGACTGCACAAATACTATATTGACATTTTGCGATTTGTGGTTCTTCTGTTGTAA
- the zgc:103586 gene encoding zgc:103586, which yields METEERAAGYKPFIVLLNLVAWIILITAVVLGAIHVNECPIQPHIPIYLIVIGGGGIILLMLAYWKNSMDEGVWKVRCLLCILCLVVFSIVWFLTVAELVAKCLQARDMAYCPYSQFPVGAAILTSGGTIITGCNVENASYSLTVCAERTAIQRAVAEGHRSFTAIAVTCDIKDSFVGPCGACRQVLMEFGTEWDIYLTKPDGSYKKTSLRELLPLPFTPAHLSKDNN from the exons ATGGAAACAGAAGAAAGAGCGGCTGGTTATAAACCATTCATTG tgCTGCTGAATCTGGTTGCTTGGATAATCCTGATAACAGCTGTGGTATTAG GAGCCATTCATGTCAACGAATGCCCCATTCAGCCCCACATTCCTATATATCTGATTGTTATCGGTGGGGGTGGGATCATTTTATTGATGTTGGCCTACTGGAAGAACTCAATGGATGAAGGAGTCTGGAAAGTGCGCTGCCTTTTATGTATTCTATGCCTGGTTGTTTTCAGCATCGTCTGGTTTCTTACAG TTGCAGAACTGGTGGCAAAATGCTTGCAGGCACGAGACATGGCTTATTGCCCGTATAGCCAGTTTCCAGTTGGTGCTGCTATTTTAACATCAGGAGGTACCATAATCACAG GCTGCAATGTAGAGAATGCTTCTTACAGCCTTACAGTGTGTGCAGAGAGAACAGCTATACAGAGAGCTGTAGCTGAGGGCCATAGAAGTTTTACAGCTATAGCAGTTACATG TGATATTAAAGATAGTTTTGTGGGTCCCTGTGGAGCCTGTCGACAAGTGTTAATGGAG TTCGGGACAGAATGGGACATTTACCTGACCAAGCCTGATGGGTCGTACAAGAAGACAAGTCTGAGAGAGCTGCTGCCGTTACCATTCACCCCAGCTCACCTGTCTAAagacaacaattaa
- the LOC128531464 gene encoding transmembrane protein 272-like isoform X2 — protein sequence MVFFSNVIFACSSFYTGRIGILLSLLPTVMIGLGAKHIYDCPKQPMVPVYLLVGGLVCLIIQILPYVLCHQSDGEPSPLCRILKALLLAFCPIWLLTGSVFIYEAYEPKYDFRLSSDYCERIIYKFAFWITNAIYLTILITLLRFGCSQLLKLCTKRRKCHISTVS from the exons ATGGTGTTTTTCTCAAATGTAATATTTGCCTGCAGCTCCTTTTACACAg GAAGAATAGGAATTCTTCTGAGTCTTTTACCAACTGTGATGATTGGCCTAG GGGCAAAGCACATTTATGATTGCCCAAAGCAGCCCATGGTTCCTGTCTACCTGCTAGTAGGTGGATTGGTCTGTTTGATTATCCAGATCCTCCCCTACGTCCTTTGCCACCAATCAGATGGAGAACCCAGTCCGCTGTGCCGGATTCTTAAAGCTCTGCTCCTTGCTTTTTGTCCGATCTGGCTCTTGACAG GTAGTGTTTTTATATACGAGGCATATGAACCAAAATACGATTTTCGTCTGTCTTCTGACTACTGTGAGAGGATCATCTACAAGTTTGCTTTCTGGATTACAAATGCTATATACCTTACTATCCTAATAACACTGCTCAGATTCGGTTGCAGCCAGCTCTTAAAATTATGTACCAAAAGAAGGAAGTGCCACATAAGTACAGTTTCTTGA
- the LOC128531464 gene encoding transmembrane protein 272-like isoform X1 codes for MCYSAWSAVSGTTTRVAKRFVWVRRIGILLSLLPTVMIGLGAKHIYDCPKQPMVPVYLLVGGLVCLIIQILPYVLCHQSDGEPSPLCRILKALLLAFCPIWLLTGSVFIYEAYEPKYDFRLSSDYCERIIYKFAFWITNAIYLTILITLLRFGCSQLLKLCTKRRKCHISTVS; via the exons ATGTGTTATTCTGCATGGTCCGCTGTGAGCGGCACTACAACTCGCGTGGCGAAACGATTCGTCTGGGTAA GAAGAATAGGAATTCTTCTGAGTCTTTTACCAACTGTGATGATTGGCCTAG GGGCAAAGCACATTTATGATTGCCCAAAGCAGCCCATGGTTCCTGTCTACCTGCTAGTAGGTGGATTGGTCTGTTTGATTATCCAGATCCTCCCCTACGTCCTTTGCCACCAATCAGATGGAGAACCCAGTCCGCTGTGCCGGATTCTTAAAGCTCTGCTCCTTGCTTTTTGTCCGATCTGGCTCTTGACAG GTAGTGTTTTTATATACGAGGCATATGAACCAAAATACGATTTTCGTCTGTCTTCTGACTACTGTGAGAGGATCATCTACAAGTTTGCTTTCTGGATTACAAATGCTATATACCTTACTATCCTAATAACACTGCTCAGATTCGGTTGCAGCCAGCTCTTAAAATTATGTACCAAAAGAAGGAAGTGCCACATAAGTACAGTTTCTTGA
- the LOC128531464 gene encoding transmembrane protein 272-like isoform X3 — MFGRIGILLSLLPTVMIGLGAKHIYDCPKQPMVPVYLLVGGLVCLIIQILPYVLCHQSDGEPSPLCRILKALLLAFCPIWLLTGSVFIYEAYEPKYDFRLSSDYCERIIYKFAFWITNAIYLTILITLLRFGCSQLLKLCTKRRKCHISTVS; from the exons ATGTTTG GAAGAATAGGAATTCTTCTGAGTCTTTTACCAACTGTGATGATTGGCCTAG GGGCAAAGCACATTTATGATTGCCCAAAGCAGCCCATGGTTCCTGTCTACCTGCTAGTAGGTGGATTGGTCTGTTTGATTATCCAGATCCTCCCCTACGTCCTTTGCCACCAATCAGATGGAGAACCCAGTCCGCTGTGCCGGATTCTTAAAGCTCTGCTCCTTGCTTTTTGTCCGATCTGGCTCTTGACAG GTAGTGTTTTTATATACGAGGCATATGAACCAAAATACGATTTTCGTCTGTCTTCTGACTACTGTGAGAGGATCATCTACAAGTTTGCTTTCTGGATTACAAATGCTATATACCTTACTATCCTAATAACACTGCTCAGATTCGGTTGCAGCCAGCTCTTAAAATTATGTACCAAAAGAAGGAAGTGCCACATAAGTACAGTTTCTTGA